One part of the Vicia villosa cultivar HV-30 ecotype Madison, WI linkage group LG6, Vvil1.0, whole genome shotgun sequence genome encodes these proteins:
- the LOC131614757 gene encoding uncharacterized protein LOC131614757, with protein sequence MAFRGRRKRTMCISVRSCYALSNVFHVPFGPEKEFVKAFNLNWKLDVSHKIKAFGWRCFINRLPTRDLLLIRGISLPSSTVCVLCRTERETLNHILFSCGVSAINWKEVASWIGFIDSESDCIMSIFLRWNSFCKSNKVKFGREGSIWLASFWAIWKLRNEIIFRNNTWNVFDTVWSIKALLWRWSFIEKVTRTNYNFYEFSKSPLFYLS encoded by the coding sequence ATGGCGTTTCGTGGTCGGCGAAAGAGGACAATGTGTATTTCGGTTAGGAGTTGTTATGCGCTTTCAAACGTTTTCCATGTTCCTTTTGGCCCAGAGAAGGAGTTTGTCAAAGCTTTTAATCTTAATTGGAAATTGGATGTGTCTCACAAGATtaaggcttttggttggagatgTTTTATTAATAGATTGCCAACAAGGGATCTTCTTCTTATTAGAGGTATATCTTTACCTTCTTCTACTGTTTGTGTGCTATGCAGAACGGAAAGGGAAACattgaatcatattttattttcttgtggAGTTTCCGCTATTAATTGGAAGGAGGTGGCTAGTTGGATCGGTTTTATTGATTCTGAGTCTGATTGCATCATGAGCATTTTTTTGAGATGGAATAGTTTTTGCAAGTCCAACAAGGTGAAATTCGGTAGAGAAGGGAGTATTTGGTTGGCTAGCTTTTGGGCTATTTGGAAGCTTAGGAATGAGATCATCTTCCGGAATAATACTTGGAATGTTTTCGATACTGTTTGGAGCATTAAGGCACTTCTTTGGCGTTGGTCGTTCATAGAAAAAGTTACCCGTACCAATTACAACTTTTATGAATTTAGCAAATCTCCTTTGTTTTATCTTTCTTAG